Genomic segment of Dromiciops gliroides isolate mDroGli1 chromosome 3, mDroGli1.pri, whole genome shotgun sequence:
CCTCCTCCCTAGCAGGAGCACCTGGGGTCATAGAAGGACTTTGAAACATGTATGCTCCAGTGAAAAGAAagctgagtggggcagctaggtggcgaagtggatagagcaccggccctggattcaggaggacctgagttcaaatctggcctcagacacttaagacttactagctgtgtgaccctgggcaagtcacttaaccccaattgcctcaccgaaaaaagaaaaagagaaggaatctATTTCAGGAATTAGCACCTTGGCAAAATCAGCTTTTGGTTCTTGAGAGTGAGATCACAGGACCATCAGagctatgaggaaaaaaaagagagctgaGTTTGGTGTCTCCAAAGCTGAGTTCAATCCCAGCCCTGCCACTCCCTGtttgatgttgggcaaatcactcagtctctctgggcctcagtttgctcagtgGCGAAATGAGGAAGCTGCACAAGATAACCTTTCAGGTTCCCTCCATGTACAGATCTAAGATCCTGTGAAGTCTCAGTCATGCTTCTCCTTGACAGGTGAGTCGTGATGCAGGAGCTCCTCTGGGGGAACCACAGCTCTGTGTCTGAATTCATCCTCCTGGGCTTCTCTAATGAGCCTCAGGGCAGGACAATCCTCTtcaccttcttcctccttctctatctcaGCACCCTCTTGGGCAATGGCCTCATTATCACCCTGATCTACCTGGACTCCCGCCTTCACACAcccatgtacttcttcctcaGTGTCCTCTCCCTGCTGGACATGAGCTATGTCACCACCACTGTGCCTCAGATGCTAGCAAATCTGGCCCACCCAAGGAAGTCCATCTCCTACATTGGCTGTGTGGCTCAGATGTATATCTTCCTGGTGCTTGGCATCACTGAGTGCATCCTCTATGCTGTCATGGCTTATGACCGCTATGTAGCCATCTGCCACCCCCTTCACTACACCCTCATCATAAACCGTCTCACTTGTGCTATTATGGTGACCATCTGCTGGGCTATTGGTCTTCTTGGTGCTCTGGTTTATACTGTCTTCACCATGTGCCTGCCCTACTGTGGCCCCAACGAAATCAATCACTTCTTCTGTGAGGTCCCCGCAGTTCTGAAATTAGCCTGTGCAGACACATCTCTCAATGACCGAGTGGATTTTTTCCTGGGTTTCATCTTGTTGTTGGTCCCATTGTCTCTGATCCTGGCCTCATATACCCGCATCTTTGCTGCCATCTTGAGGATCCGTTCAACTCAGGGAAGGCTCAAGTCCTTCTCTACCTGTGCCTCCCACATCACTGTTGTCATCATGTTCTATGGGCCAGCAATGGTCATGTACATGAGGCCTGGCTCCAAGTCCTCTCCTGAGCATGACAAAAAGCTGGCCCTGTTCTATAATGTGGTCTCTGCCTTTCTCAATCCCATCATCTATAGCTTAAGAAACAAGGATGTGAAAGGAGCCTTTCTAAAAGTCATAATTAAGAAGGATGTTCTCCAGTGACTTCAGAATGATCTGTGGGTTTCCAGATTTATCAAGGAGGTGGTTGGACTCAGCTATGGTCCCCTAGAATATACTCCCTTCCTCTGTTCATCTGTTAGATTCCTCCTCATCCTGAAGAGTCCACTCAAATGTCACCATCTCATCCATAAAGCCCTGGTACCCATAAAGCCTATCCCCCATCAGAccttgcaaaatgcttttataaCTCTCCAGTGCCTTTatcatgtatttatacatataatggCTATCAGTATCTTATCTCCCTAATAAATTTAAGCTTTTTGAGTTCTGAAAATATATCTTATCTAAAGTGTAGAGGAGACATGAgtattgtcttcaagtatttgaaggtccACCATGCAGAAGGAGTGTTTGACTTGTTTTGTTGGCTACAGAAGGCAGAACCATGAGTAATAGTAGCGGGTCAGAGGAGAAGAGAGTTTTAGAGAGATACATTTAgacttgatgttttttttttcttttagacttgatgtttaaaaaaaaatctttatgacaAATATCTATCCTAAGAAAGTGATTAAAAGAGCATACACATTGACCCAGAGATCATATTgctaagcatatatacatatatgtgtatat
This window contains:
- the LOC122748133 gene encoding olfactory receptor 2A12-like, with translation MQELLWGNHSSVSEFILLGFSNEPQGRTILFTFFLLLYLSTLLGNGLIITLIYLDSRLHTPMYFFLSVLSLLDMSYVTTTVPQMLANLAHPRKSISYIGCVAQMYIFLVLGITECILYAVMAYDRYVAICHPLHYTLIINRLTCAIMVTICWAIGLLGALVYTVFTMCLPYCGPNEINHFFCEVPAVLKLACADTSLNDRVDFFLGFILLLVPLSLILASYTRIFAAILRIRSTQGRLKSFSTCASHITVVIMFYGPAMVMYMRPGSKSSPEHDKKLALFYNVVSAFLNPIIYSLRNKDVKGAFLKVIIKKDVLQ